In the Arachis ipaensis cultivar K30076 chromosome B04, Araip1.1, whole genome shotgun sequence genome, TTGACAAAGCTGTTCGATAAAATTAAAGCATAGTATTTCTTGGTTGAGCAACGAAATTACCAAGATAAAGaagattattttttatttcatatttgagTTATAGTATAtgtactcacttttctttttatATACACTCCACTAGTTTCTGTTCGTGATGGGATGGGATGTGGAATTCAGTTGATATGGATTTCATATACCTCATAAAGAGTAAATTACCATTTTAACCTCTGAAGAAATTATTTTGACTTAATAATCCTTAAAGGAAAGAAATAGCATccgaaattttcaaattaaaatgaaTGGATGGTTTGTTATGCTTatatctattatatatatatatgaatgtttTTACTTATGTGATCATGATTAATTTATGGAAACTTTCATATGCTTATGGTTCTGATTACTAGATGATGTTGAATATTGTTTTAGATGGTATGGAATTATGATTATGCATGTGTATGAAAGTACAAATAGTAAGTAGTATTTCTttgtattctttttctttttaaataaagcATGCTCCTGTATGCTATGTACCTTTGCAAATATCTGATGTCAAGAGTAAGTTAACTGAGTGTATCTCACAACTATCAGAACATTTTCTCTAACAAAGGCAAAGATTTACAATCACAAGTTCTTGCAACACCAAATCAAAATACAAGAATAAACTAAACCATTAAATAAGCCAAACCTGAGAATTTTCACACACTTCTTGCTAATTTATTACATACACACAAACTGAAATTTCTTAAGTACAAATATCACCTTACCCAATCACATGTTTCCAGAAACATATCAAACATAATGCAGTTACTAGTTCTGACACAGGGCAAAGAAGAAAATGTCATCAAGCCTATCATTGCTGGGAGAGTTCCCGCCATATACCAGTAAGCCCTCTTGACTGTTTCGCTGAGCACTGGCAAATGCACACCATCCGCGAGGCCCGGGATGGGAACCAGAGTCCACCCTTTCTTCCAACTTCTTCCACTCTAGTGTCTCTGTGTCCAACACAAAAACATCACCAGAGAATTTGCCAGCACCCATATGACCTTGGTCACTAGGATCTATTTCCCCACCATACAAGATTATGTGTTTTCCATAACTGGCTGTTGAAAACACACTACGCGCTGATGGTTTCTGTCCACTTGTTTCAACTTGGGACCATGTTTTGCTGATCAAATCAAAGCAATGCACATCATCCACTTCCATTCCAGCAAAACCATACACTACCCATATTTTTCCTTGGACAGCTGCGAGGCCGGGGCCACCTCTGCCTTTGCAGTTTGTGCCCGGAGATGGAAACTCGGTCCACTTTTTATCGACAACATCAAAGGCCCATAAATCGTTGAGCCTCCCGGAAACCCCACAACCACCAAATATATAGACGTTCCGGTCATCGGCGGTGATGGAATGGTAGCTGCGGTGAGGAGGCCCGTGGTCTCCTCTTGAAATTAAGGCCCAATTGTTGATCTTAGTATCAAAAGAATAGAGCTCATTGAGCTCCTTGTGTTCAGCATCTCTTCCACCAAATACATAGATGGTATCTCCAATTGCAGTCATTGTCACACCCACACGTGGTGGTGGGGTATCCCCGGATGCATCAGCCACAGACCATGTGAGAGTCTTGAGGTCGAAGACGTGTACGTTGTTATCAACGGGGACACGTGGCGCGAATTCACCCCCAAATGCATAGAGCTTTTGTCCTACTATGGCAACAGCATGTGAACTTCTTGCTCCAGGACTAGCTCCTTTTTGATCAAGCTGAAACAAGTGATCATCAAAGATAAGATTGTACCACTAATCCTATCGCTATCACTAACTTCTACCTAAGTACCCTCCATATACTACTCACTAGTCATCACAACCTCTCGTAGTAATGGATGATTTAATTTTTTCTGAGTAAAACCC is a window encoding:
- the LOC107638345 gene encoding nitrile-specifier protein 5; its protein translation is MVVSHGTWFQLDQKGASPGARSSHAVAIVGQKLYAFGGEFAPRVPVDNNVHVFDLKTLTWSVADASGDTPPPRVGVTMTAIGDTIYVFGGRDAEHKELNELYSFDTKINNWALISRGDHGPPHRSYHSITADDRNVYIFGGCGVSGRLNDLWAFDVVDKKWTEFPSPGTNCKGRGGPGLAAVQGKIWVVYGFAGMEVDDVHCFDLISKTWSQVETSGQKPSARSVFSTASYGKHIILYGGEIDPSDQGHMGAGKFSGDVFVLDTETLEWKKLEERVDSGSHPGPRGWCAFASAQRNSQEGLLVYGGNSPSNDRLDDIFFFALCQN